In one Serinus canaria isolate serCan28SL12 chromosome 2, serCan2020, whole genome shotgun sequence genomic region, the following are encoded:
- the OTUD1 gene encoding OTU domain-containing protein 1 translates to MQLYSSVITHYPAAATAAAAAASPSSAAVFKVSLSPGPSAAEAPSAADAAGPNAAAESSGKDSFVPAGGSSSAAAMPAFSSCLEVMPSGPAAGPAGRPAGGPQFSSCAQVTVSRRRPLERIVPIRIVQRADAAGELVPGSPRSRAWLEGILESVRQAGGDGEAAAEEPSNRSLRLSEHCQALQAAAAGAQPGLVPGCGPAERSGGPAQPGGPAHGEEEEAAGPDVRRGPGGRTERSEKLALYLAEVEKQDKYLRQKGRFRFHIIPDGNCLYRAVCKAVYGDQRLHGELREQTVHYIADHLDHFNPIIEGDVGEFLIGAAQDGAWAGYPELLAMGQMLNVNIHLTTGGRPESPTVSTMVHYLGPEDPTRPSIWLSWLSNGHYDAVLDRVCPNPEYEAWCRQTQVQRRRDEELAKSMAVSLSKMYIEQNACS, encoded by the coding sequence ATGCAGCTCTACAGCTCCGTGATCACCCACTACCCGGCGGCCGCCACCGCAGCAGCCGCCGCGGCCTCGCCGAGCTCCGCCGCCGTCTTCAAGGTCTCCTTGTCGCCGGGACCCTCCGCCGCGGAGGCACCGAGTGCCGCCGACGCCGCGGGCCCGAACGCGGCCGCCGAGAGCTCCGGCAAAGACAGCTTCGTTCCCGCggggggcagcagcagcgccgCCGCCATGCCCGCCTTCTCGTCCTGCCTGGAGGTGATGCCGAGCGGCCCCgcggcgggcccggccgggcggCCGGCGGGCGGCCCGCAGTTCAGCTCCTGCGCGCAGGTCACCGTCAGCCGCCGGCGGCCGCTGGAGCGGATCGTGCCCATCCGCATCGTGCAGCGCGCCGATGCCGCCGGAGAGCTGGTGCCGGGCTCGCCGCGCAGCCGCGCCTGGCTGGAGGGCATCCTGGAGAGCGTGCGGCAGGCCGGGGGCGACGGCGAGGCCGCCGCCGAGGAGCCCAGCAACCGCAGCCTGCGGCTCAGCGAGCACTGCCAGGCGCTGCAGGCGGCGGCCGCCGGAGCCCAGCCCGGGCTGGTCCCCGGCTGCGGCCccgcggagcggagcgggggCCCCGCGCAGCCCGGCGGCCCCGCGCAcggcgaggaggaggaggcggcggggccCGACGTGCGGCGGGGGCCCGGCGGCAGAACGGAGCGCAGCGAGAAGCTGGCGCTGTACCTGGCCGAGGTGGAGAAGCAGGACAAGTACCTGCGGCAGAAGGGCCGGTTCCGCTTCCACATCATCCCCGACGGGAACTGCCTGTACCGCGCCGTCTGCAAGGCTGTCTACGGGGACCAGCGGCTGCACGGCGAGCTCCGCGAGCAGACCGTGCACTACATCGCCGACCACCTGGACCACTTCAACCCCATCATCGAGGGCGACGTGGGAGAGTTCCTCATCGGCGCCGCCCAGGACGGGGCCTGGGCCGGCTACCCGGAGCTGCTGGCCATGGGGCAGATGCTGAACGTGAACATCCACCTCACCACGGGCGGCCGGCCCGAGAGCCCCACCGTTTCCACCATGGTTCACTACCTGGGGCCCGAGGACCCGACACGGCCCAGTATCTGGCTGAGCTGGCTTAGCAATGGGCACTACGATGCTGTGCTGGACCGCGTGTGCCCCAACCCAGAGTACGAGGCGTGGTGCAGACAGACTCAGGTACAGCGCAGGCGGGATGAAGAGCTGGCCAAGTCCATGGCGGTGTCCTTGTCCAAGATGTACATAGAGCAGAATGCCTGCTCATGA